The DNA sequence CGTATTCTTCCCCATCGGTACGACCGGTCCCGCCCTGGATCAGATCGAGCAGGCCAAGGCGATTTGCCAGCCGTGCTGCGTTAAGCAGGATTGCCTGGAGTGGGCCATCGAGACCCATCAGGAATCCGGCGTCTGGGGAGGACTTTCCGAGGACGAGCGCAAGAGCGTAGCCGCGGGACGCCGCCACCCTTTTCTCGCCTAGCTCCCGGAGGACGGGACGAGCCCGCCTGGACGCTCGGTGGGGACAACAACGGAGAAGCTGGCCCCACCATCTGACATGTAGCTGAACGTTCCCGCGAGCTCGCTCTCCACCAGGGCCCGCACGATCTGAAGGCCCAGGCCCTTGTCCTTGGGGCCGAACCCCTCCGGGAGTCCCTTTCCGTTGTCGCCGACGTTCATCGTCAATACCCCGTCCACCCGCTGCATCTGGACCATCACGGTCCCCCCGGTCTCGCCGAAAGCGTGCTCGACCGCGTTCTGGAGCAACTCGACGAGAACCACCGCGAGCGGCGTCGCCAGGTCCGAGTGCAGCTTTCCCGGGTCCCCCTCCAGCCGGAGGGTGATTCGGCTGTCCGGGTGGAGCAGCCCCTCGGAGACCATCCTGATCAGCCGCCCGGCAACCCCGGCGAAGTCGACGTACTGGCCCGACTCCTTGGAGAGCGTCTCGTGCACCAGGGCGATGGCGGCGATCCGGCGGGTCGCCTCCTCCAGCTCCCGGCGGGCTTCGGGGTGAACCCGGCGGCCCTGGAGCCGCAGCAGGCTGGCGATGGTCTGCAGGTTGTTCTTCACCCGGTGGTGGACCTCCCGGATGACCGCCTGCTGTCGTTTCAGCTGGCGCTCCCGGTAGCGAAGCTGTGTGACGTCCCGAACCAGGACGATGGCGCCGGTTACCCGCCGGTCCCGTCCTTCGAGGAAGGGCAGCGCCCGCTGGAGCATGACCGAAGCCCCCACCTCGACGTCGATCTGGGCCGGCAGGCCGGTGGTCAGCGCCTGGGTCGCAGCTGCGGCGTCCACCCCGACGTCCATGAGCTTTTCTCCCTGCAGGTTGGTGACCACGCCCAGCCGGCGAAAGGCGGAGACCGCGTTGGGGCTGGCGTACATCACCTTGCCGAGCAGGTTCAGCCGGATCATGCCGTCCCCTACCCGGGGGGCGAGCTCCGGGTCCAGCGCCTCGCCGGGGAACGGGAAGATCCCCTGGCCGACCATCCGCGCCAGCACGGCGGCGCACTCCAGGTAGTTCTGCTCGAGCTCACCCCGGCGCCGGTTCTTCAGCGGTGCGCTGTGGATCGTCATCACCGCGCTCACCCGGTCCTCGGTCACGGGGACCGGAATTGCCTCGATCCGGATTGGGAGACCGTCGATGATCAGCGGCTCCTCGCTGCGCCAGGTCCGGTTCTCGGCGTAGACCCGGTCGACCACCGCCAGCTCCTCGGGCCGAAGC is a window from the Actinomycetota bacterium genome containing:
- a CDS encoding WhiB family transcriptional regulator, with the protein product MKEITFYLEPGASPETDWRQRANCKEIPDPDVFFPIGTTGPALDQIEQAKAICQPCCVKQDCLEWAIETHQESGVWGGLSEDERKSVAAGRRHPFLA
- a CDS encoding sensor histidine kinase, translating into MQTLTELVRDETNLSPREVEHLDRLLMSWQLLADLSFADLLLWCPLRGGSGFVCLAQMRPYTTQTLYPHDLVGKVLRPEELAVVDRVYAENRTWRSEEPLIIDGLPIRIEAIPVPVTEDRVSAVMTIHSAPLKNRRRGELEQNYLECAAVLARMVGQGIFPFPGEALDPELAPRVGDGMIRLNLLGKVMYASPNAVSAFRRLGVVTNLQGEKLMDVGVDAAAATQALTTGLPAQIDVEVGASVMLQRALPFLEGRDRRVTGAIVLVRDVTQLRYRERQLKRQQAVIREVHHRVKNNLQTIASLLRLQGRRVHPEARRELEEATRRIAAIALVHETLSKESGQYVDFAGVAGRLIRMVSEGLLHPDSRITLRLEGDPGKLHSDLATPLAVVLVELLQNAVEHAFGETGGTVMVQMQRVDGVLTMNVGDNGKGLPEGFGPKDKGLGLQIVRALVESELAGTFSYMSDGGASFSVVVPTERPGGLVPSSGS